The proteins below are encoded in one region of Microbacterium pygmaeum:
- a CDS encoding ArsR/SmtB family transcription factor, which yields MHPFEALAEPVRRRIIDVLASGEHTAGELAAVVGGEYRISRTAVSKHLRLLRDAGFIDVRGDFQWRWYRLTSEGLDVLEMIVADLRHKWNLRLGWDEELGMENDPLAHFDRPVQRKGPGRPIRRGHRGTQTSAPIASEPDKGW from the coding sequence ATGCATCCATTCGAAGCGCTCGCCGAACCGGTGCGGCGTCGGATCATCGACGTCCTCGCCAGCGGGGAGCACACCGCGGGTGAGTTGGCCGCCGTCGTCGGCGGCGAGTACCGCATCAGTCGGACGGCGGTCTCGAAACATCTGCGGTTGCTCCGAGACGCCGGCTTCATCGACGTTCGCGGCGACTTCCAGTGGCGCTGGTACCGGCTGACATCAGAGGGTCTGGACGTGCTGGAGATGATCGTGGCCGACCTGCGGCACAAATGGAATCTCCGGCTCGGGTGGGACGAGGAGCTCGGCATGGAGAACGACCCGCTCGCTCATTTCGACCGCCCGGTGCAGCGCAAGGGTCCGGGGCGCCCGATCCGGCGCGGACATCGCGGAACCCAGACCTCGGCCCCGATCGCGAGCGAACCCGACAAGGGCTGGTAG
- a CDS encoding aldo/keto reductase — protein sequence MTIPTVQLNDGYDIPQLGYGVFKVPPADTERAVAEALEVGYRHIDTAAIYGNEEGVGAAIAKAGIPRHELFITTKLWNDRHDGDEPDAAIRESLDKLGLERVDLYLVHWPTPAKDNFVHAWQKLIEIRDRGLARSIGVSNFLVPHLERIVAETGVTPAVDQIELHPAHQQRDVTDWAAGHGVAIEAWGPLGQGKYDLFGIPAVKDAASAHAKSPAQVVLRWHLQKGNIVFPKSVRRERLEENLDVFDFELSDAEIAAIDALDPEDGSGRVSAHPDEVN from the coding sequence ATGACGATTCCCACGGTTCAGCTCAACGACGGCTACGACATCCCGCAACTCGGCTACGGCGTCTTCAAGGTGCCGCCGGCAGACACCGAGCGCGCGGTCGCCGAAGCCCTCGAGGTCGGCTACCGCCACATCGACACCGCCGCCATCTACGGCAACGAGGAGGGTGTCGGCGCGGCCATCGCGAAGGCGGGGATCCCGCGCCACGAGCTGTTCATCACCACCAAGCTGTGGAACGACCGGCACGACGGGGACGAGCCGGATGCCGCGATCCGCGAGAGCCTCGACAAGCTCGGCCTCGAGCGCGTCGACCTCTACCTCGTGCACTGGCCCACCCCCGCGAAAGACAACTTCGTCCACGCGTGGCAGAAGCTGATCGAGATCCGCGACCGGGGTCTTGCCCGCAGCATCGGCGTCTCGAACTTCCTCGTCCCGCATCTGGAGCGCATCGTCGCTGAGACCGGCGTCACGCCCGCCGTCGACCAGATCGAGCTGCACCCCGCGCACCAGCAGCGCGACGTGACCGACTGGGCCGCGGGGCACGGCGTCGCCATCGAGGCATGGGGTCCGCTCGGTCAGGGCAAGTACGACCTGTTCGGCATCCCGGCGGTGAAGGACGCGGCATCCGCCCACGCCAAGTCGCCCGCGCAGGTCGTCCTGCGTTGGCACCTGCAGAAGGGCAACATCGTCTTCCCGAAGTCCGTGCGCCGCGAGCGTCTCGAGGAGAACCTCGACGTGTTCGACTTCGAGCTCTCGGACGCCGAGATCGCGGCGATCGACGCGCTCGACCCGGAGGACGGCTCCGGACGGGTCAGCGCGCACCCCGACGAGGTGAACTGA
- a CDS encoding thioredoxin domain-containing protein: MNERLENSASPYLRSHAGNPVAWFPWGEEAFAQARRRDVPVMVSIGYSTCHWCHVMARESFSDERTAAALNADFVAIKVDREEHPEVDAAYMAAASAFTQHLGWPLTVFVTPEGRPFYAGTYFPPEPRGGMPSFPQVLEAAREAWTERREQVDETAVAVVAALAEARNAPDGAGTTPDVGEIAGAASAIAAREDREYGGFGGEDPATPKFPIATALRFLQTGTVRATDPEAAAVAERALGAMAASPLRDDVEGGFFRYATRRDWTVPHYERMLTDNAQLLEIAVDAGDESTARGIAAFLTEVLQQPSGGFGAAQDSESWIDGQRSEGGFYLRDAAGRSSLDPPAVDGKVVTGWNGLAIAALARAGTRYGEPAWIESARWAADAVLGANVRPDGSLVRASLDDIASPASATLADYGQFAGGLLALTVATGEVAYALRARELVEASLERPEDPRSPIRAPGGGDAVLAGQDLSAPDAASDGDEPSGPASLADAAYVLWLLGGGDRWRALAEQTVAAHAASALSQPLAYGALLRTAARLARPPRQLVVVSERPEALLVTTARAIPADIVTIVTAEQAHDLALAGFELFEGKLERGGAPTAYDCVRFACRLPVTDPAGLAA; encoded by the coding sequence GTGAACGAGCGCCTCGAGAACTCGGCGAGTCCGTACCTTCGCTCGCACGCCGGAAATCCGGTCGCGTGGTTCCCGTGGGGCGAGGAGGCGTTCGCGCAGGCGCGCCGCCGCGACGTGCCGGTGATGGTGTCCATCGGCTACTCGACCTGCCACTGGTGTCACGTGATGGCGCGCGAGTCCTTCTCGGATGAGCGGACCGCGGCGGCGCTGAACGCGGACTTCGTGGCGATCAAGGTCGACCGGGAGGAACATCCGGAGGTGGATGCCGCCTACATGGCGGCCGCATCCGCCTTCACGCAGCACCTGGGCTGGCCGCTGACCGTATTCGTCACGCCCGAGGGGCGCCCGTTCTACGCGGGGACGTACTTCCCGCCCGAGCCGCGCGGCGGCATGCCGTCCTTCCCCCAGGTGCTGGAGGCTGCGCGCGAAGCGTGGACCGAGCGCCGCGAACAGGTCGATGAGACCGCCGTGGCGGTCGTGGCCGCGCTCGCCGAGGCGCGCAACGCGCCCGACGGAGCCGGCACGACACCCGATGTCGGCGAGATCGCCGGCGCCGCATCGGCGATCGCTGCACGTGAAGACCGCGAGTACGGCGGCTTCGGGGGCGAGGATCCGGCGACGCCGAAGTTCCCGATCGCCACTGCGCTGCGATTCCTGCAGACCGGCACCGTACGCGCGACCGATCCCGAAGCCGCGGCAGTGGCCGAGCGCGCCCTTGGCGCGATGGCCGCATCGCCGCTGCGGGACGACGTGGAGGGGGGCTTCTTCCGCTACGCGACCCGGCGGGACTGGACCGTGCCGCACTACGAGCGGATGCTGACCGACAACGCGCAGCTGCTCGAGATCGCCGTCGATGCCGGCGACGAGTCGACTGCGCGGGGCATCGCGGCGTTCCTGACCGAGGTGCTGCAGCAGCCCTCCGGCGGATTCGGCGCCGCGCAGGACTCCGAGTCGTGGATTGACGGGCAGCGCAGCGAAGGCGGCTTCTATCTGCGGGATGCCGCGGGGCGATCGAGTCTTGACCCGCCGGCGGTCGACGGCAAAGTCGTGACCGGCTGGAACGGCCTCGCCATCGCCGCGCTCGCGCGGGCGGGCACGCGCTACGGCGAACCCGCATGGATCGAGTCCGCCCGGTGGGCGGCCGACGCGGTGCTGGGCGCCAACGTCCGCCCGGACGGATCTCTGGTGCGCGCGTCGCTCGATGACATCGCCTCACCAGCGTCGGCGACACTGGCCGACTACGGACAGTTCGCCGGTGGCCTGCTGGCGCTGACGGTCGCCACGGGCGAGGTCGCCTACGCGCTACGCGCACGCGAACTCGTCGAGGCGTCCCTGGAGCGCCCCGAAGATCCCCGGAGTCCGATCCGCGCTCCCGGCGGCGGCGACGCGGTGCTGGCCGGACAGGATCTCTCCGCTCCGGATGCCGCATCCGACGGCGACGAGCCGTCCGGCCCGGCCTCGCTCGCCGATGCCGCCTACGTGCTGTGGCTGCTGGGTGGCGGCGACCGCTGGAGGGCGCTGGCGGAACAGACGGTCGCGGCGCACGCGGCATCCGCTCTGAGCCAACCGCTCGCCTACGGCGCCCTGCTCCGTACCGCCGCACGACTGGCGCGCCCGCCCCGGCAGCTCGTCGTCGTCTCGGAGCGCCCGGAGGCGCTGCTCGTGACGACTGCGCGCGCCATCCCGGCCGACATCGTGACGATCGTGACGGCCGAGCAGGCGCATGATCTCGCCCTCGCGGGCTTCGAGCTGTTCGAGGGAAAGCTCGAGCGCGGCGGCGCCCCGACAGCCTACGACTGCGTGCGCTTCGCCTGCCGGCTGCCGGTGACCGATCCCGCCGGGCTCGCGGCCTAG
- a CDS encoding dolichyl-phosphate-mannose--protein mannosyltransferase — MSSTEPPLVQTRASVYDRWAARIRADPRLQRRWAWLAPTLITALGAVLRLWDLGHPRAFIFDETYYVKDAWSQWNLGYASTWPEGANETFLGGAPDVFSATGSFVVHPPLGKFFIGLGMALFGPDSTFGWRFATAVFGIALVLLVYLVARTLTGSVVFAGVAGLLMAIDGLAIVLSRVALLDNFLAFFVLLAFWFVLLDRRRHLDRLAALVALRSLDGTRPTWGPVLWNRPWLIAAGAAAGAATAVKWSGLYVIVALGIYVVVTDALARRRAGVGFWPTDAAFRQGPVSFVLFVPVAFVIYLASWTGWLVTGGGYGRHALDAAAASASGFWSWVPLSLQNLWKYHVAIYDFHVGLSSPHGYASPAWQWPLLLRPTSMYSELTPYGEAGCGSGSGCMENIYSMPNPLIWYASVAAALYLIYRFVVSRDWRIAVILTGIAATYVPWLQYPERTMFQFYTIAILPFLLLGLTYALREIAGHPEADAYRRISGQRIVLIFLAVVVVLSAFWYPIVAGISVPYDFWHVHAWMTGWV; from the coding sequence GTGTCTTCCACCGAGCCGCCCCTCGTGCAGACGCGCGCCTCGGTCTACGACAGGTGGGCGGCGCGGATCCGGGCCGATCCGCGCCTGCAACGGCGGTGGGCGTGGCTGGCTCCGACGCTGATCACGGCGCTCGGCGCCGTGCTGCGGCTCTGGGATCTGGGGCATCCGCGCGCCTTCATCTTCGACGAGACGTATTACGTCAAAGACGCCTGGAGCCAGTGGAATCTCGGCTACGCCTCGACCTGGCCGGAGGGCGCGAACGAGACGTTCCTGGGCGGGGCGCCCGACGTCTTCAGCGCGACCGGCAGCTTCGTCGTGCACCCGCCGCTCGGCAAGTTCTTCATCGGTCTGGGCATGGCCCTGTTCGGCCCGGACTCGACGTTCGGCTGGCGGTTCGCGACGGCGGTGTTCGGCATCGCGCTGGTCCTGCTGGTCTATCTCGTCGCCCGGACGCTGACCGGCTCCGTCGTGTTCGCCGGTGTCGCCGGGCTGCTGATGGCGATCGACGGCCTCGCGATCGTGCTCAGCCGGGTCGCCCTGCTGGACAACTTCCTGGCCTTCTTCGTACTGCTCGCCTTCTGGTTCGTCCTGCTGGATCGCCGGCGGCACCTGGACCGTCTCGCCGCACTGGTCGCGCTGCGGTCGCTGGACGGCACGCGCCCCACGTGGGGTCCGGTGCTGTGGAACCGGCCCTGGCTGATCGCCGCAGGCGCCGCAGCAGGCGCCGCGACGGCCGTCAAGTGGTCGGGCCTGTACGTGATCGTCGCGCTGGGCATCTACGTCGTGGTCACCGACGCGCTGGCGCGGCGGCGCGCGGGCGTGGGGTTCTGGCCGACCGATGCCGCGTTCCGGCAGGGACCGGTGAGCTTCGTGCTGTTCGTCCCGGTGGCCTTCGTGATCTACCTCGCGTCGTGGACGGGCTGGCTCGTCACGGGCGGCGGCTACGGCCGGCACGCGCTGGACGCCGCGGCAGCCTCGGCGAGCGGATTCTGGTCGTGGGTTCCGCTGTCGCTGCAGAACCTGTGGAAATACCACGTCGCGATCTACGACTTCCACGTCGGACTCAGCTCGCCGCACGGCTATGCGAGCCCGGCCTGGCAGTGGCCGCTGCTGCTTCGGCCCACCTCGATGTACAGCGAGCTGACCCCGTACGGCGAGGCGGGCTGCGGCTCGGGCAGCGGCTGCATGGAGAACATCTACAGCATGCCCAACCCGCTGATCTGGTACGCGAGCGTCGCCGCGGCGCTCTACCTGATCTACCGGTTCGTCGTCTCCCGGGACTGGCGGATCGCCGTCATCCTCACCGGCATCGCGGCGACCTACGTGCCGTGGCTGCAGTATCCGGAACGGACGATGTTCCAGTTCTATACGATCGCGATCCTGCCCTTCCTGCTGCTCGGGCTGACCTACGCGCTCCGCGAGATCGCAGGACACCCGGAAGCGGACGCGTATCGGCGCATCAGCGGGCAGCGCATCGTCCTGATCTTCCTGGCCGTCGTCGTGGTGCTCTCGGCGTTCTGGTATCCGATCGTCGCGGGGATCTCCGTGCCGTACGACTTCTGGCACGTGCACGCCTGGATGACGGGCTGGGTCTAG
- the rsmI gene encoding 16S rRNA (cytidine(1402)-2'-O)-methyltransferase, giving the protein MIILAATPIGNLGDASRRLIEALENATVIAAEDTRTTQRLLAALGVVNRPRLIALHDHNEKQRAGELVALAASEDLLVLSDAGMPTVSDPGYGLVAAAAAAGVGVTVIPGPSAVLSALAVSGLPTDRFTFEGFLPRKPGDRRGALRALQGERRTMVFFESPARTPASLADIASVLGSDRRVAVCRELTKLHEEVARGTAAELVEWASAGVRGEVVLVVEGAPAAEVAFPDAVAQVLEQVRTGVRLKDAAAEVSAHTGHSSRELYQASLAQRGTLSP; this is encoded by the coding sequence GTGATCATCCTCGCCGCGACGCCCATCGGCAATCTCGGCGACGCGTCACGGCGCCTCATCGAGGCGCTCGAGAACGCCACAGTGATCGCCGCCGAAGACACGCGCACCACGCAGCGGCTGCTCGCCGCGCTCGGTGTCGTGAACCGGCCGAGACTGATCGCCCTGCACGATCACAACGAGAAGCAGCGAGCCGGCGAATTGGTCGCACTGGCGGCGTCCGAAGACCTCCTCGTCCTCAGCGACGCCGGCATGCCGACGGTCAGCGACCCGGGCTACGGACTCGTCGCGGCCGCTGCTGCGGCCGGCGTCGGCGTGACCGTGATCCCCGGGCCGAGCGCGGTGCTGAGCGCACTGGCGGTCTCGGGCCTGCCGACCGATCGCTTCACGTTCGAGGGATTTCTGCCGCGCAAGCCAGGCGACCGCCGCGGCGCCCTGCGGGCGTTGCAGGGGGAGCGGCGAACGATGGTGTTCTTCGAGTCTCCGGCGCGCACCCCCGCCTCGCTCGCCGACATCGCGTCGGTCCTCGGCTCCGATCGCCGTGTCGCCGTCTGCCGGGAGCTGACCAAGCTGCACGAGGAGGTCGCGCGCGGGACGGCGGCCGAACTCGTCGAGTGGGCCTCCGCGGGCGTGCGCGGCGAGGTCGTCCTCGTCGTGGAAGGCGCCCCGGCAGCGGAGGTCGCCTTTCCGGATGCGGTCGCGCAGGTGCTCGAGCAGGTGCGAACCGGGGTGCGGTTGAAGGATGCCGCGGCCGAGGTCTCCGCGCACACCGGCCACTCGTCGAGGGAGCTCTACCAGGCGTCCCTCGCGCAGCGAGGGACCCTCAGCCCTTGA
- a CDS encoding sugar ABC transporter permease yields MSTRAVAAPTSQTAGPASSRSGAKRRRWVLEVGWKYLLAIVIIFYAAFPLVYVVSASFNPGGNLSAANALFSTFDLTNYAALGQTSYWAWYGNTLLIGGVAAIGAVLMGASAAYAFSRFRFAGRRLSLTSLLIIQMFPQALAFIAIFLLLLALGEVVPALGLNSKIALICVYLGGALGTNTFLMYGFFNTIPMELDESAKIDGATHAQIFWRLIMPLVTPILAVVALLAFIAAFGDFIIARLVLVSQDNWTLAVGMFQWVSDQLSSNWGLFAAGAVLAALPVLILFLSLQRYIVGGLTSGAVKG; encoded by the coding sequence ATGTCCACGCGCGCCGTCGCAGCACCGACGTCTCAGACCGCAGGACCGGCTTCCTCCCGCAGCGGCGCCAAACGCCGACGCTGGGTGCTCGAGGTCGGTTGGAAGTACCTCCTGGCGATCGTCATCATCTTCTACGCGGCCTTCCCGCTGGTCTACGTCGTCTCCGCATCCTTCAACCCGGGCGGGAACCTGTCGGCCGCGAACGCCCTGTTCAGCACGTTCGACCTCACGAACTACGCTGCGCTCGGACAGACCAGCTACTGGGCCTGGTACGGCAACACGCTCCTGATCGGAGGGGTCGCGGCGATCGGAGCCGTGCTGATGGGCGCGTCGGCCGCCTATGCGTTCTCGCGCTTCCGATTCGCGGGAAGACGGCTGAGTCTCACGTCGCTGCTGATCATCCAGATGTTCCCGCAGGCGCTCGCCTTCATCGCGATCTTCCTGCTGCTCCTGGCGCTCGGCGAGGTGGTGCCCGCGCTCGGCCTCAACTCCAAGATCGCGCTCATCTGCGTGTATCTCGGAGGCGCACTCGGGACCAACACCTTCCTCATGTACGGCTTCTTCAACACCATTCCGATGGAGTTGGACGAGTCGGCCAAGATCGACGGTGCGACCCACGCCCAGATCTTCTGGCGCCTCATCATGCCGCTCGTGACGCCGATCCTGGCCGTCGTCGCCCTCCTGGCCTTCATCGCGGCGTTCGGCGATTTCATCATCGCCCGTCTCGTCCTGGTCTCCCAGGACAACTGGACGTTGGCCGTCGGGATGTTCCAGTGGGTGTCCGACCAGCTCTCGTCCAACTGGGGCCTGTTCGCGGCGGGCGCGGTGCTGGCCGCCCTGCCCGTGCTGATCCTGTTCCTGTCGCTGCAGCGCTACATCGTGGGCGGGCTGACCTCGGGCGCGGTCAAGGGCTGA
- a CDS encoding ABC transporter permease subunit — MTLPGSTVAGPHSGDAPPRQSSTSRGESHARRWRGPGWGFLVKLALMAIVNAVSLLAIVSAFRAESWVIFGVAVVLLLLADIVYFTKRALPLKYLFPGLTFLLIFQVFIFLYTGYIAFTNYGTGHIGTQEQAVNAALTQGERRLEDSPTYPLAVIERGGEYGFAIVEDEDVLAGDTDEPLAQVRGAEIGATGAPVAVPGWNVVARNQVLTDPALQEIITNLRVPVSDDPNDGSIRTREGTTGAVYESTLVWDESAQTITDTASGTVYRATDTGSFVADDGSALPAGWYVGVGFDNFIQIFTDPKLQSALGIVTLWTFAFALLSVAIPFLMGLIVAIIYNDPRVRGRKVLRTLFILPYAFPAFMSALLFRGMFNAEFGVINDLFFFGAQINWLGDPWLARIAVLWVNVWLTYPYFFLVCTGALQSLPKDSLEAASIDGAGRSRQMRSIILPLVLVATAPLLISSFAFSFNNFTTIYMFNNGGPAIPGAPFALGYTDILISAIYRISGVAGGAADFGLASALSILVFLVVGLISAIAFRQTRKLEEYQ, encoded by the coding sequence ATGACGCTGCCCGGCAGCACGGTGGCGGGACCGCATTCCGGCGACGCACCACCCAGACAGAGCTCGACCTCACGCGGCGAATCGCACGCGCGCCGATGGCGTGGACCTGGGTGGGGGTTCCTGGTCAAGCTGGCGCTGATGGCGATCGTCAACGCCGTCAGTCTCCTCGCGATCGTCAGCGCGTTCCGCGCCGAGTCGTGGGTGATCTTCGGCGTGGCGGTCGTGCTGCTCCTGCTCGCCGACATCGTGTACTTCACGAAGAGGGCGCTCCCGCTGAAGTACCTCTTCCCCGGGCTCACGTTCCTCTTGATCTTCCAGGTGTTCATCTTCCTGTACACCGGCTACATCGCCTTCACCAACTACGGCACCGGGCACATCGGCACGCAGGAGCAGGCGGTCAATGCGGCGCTCACGCAGGGTGAGCGCCGGCTCGAGGACTCCCCGACCTATCCCCTCGCCGTGATCGAACGGGGCGGGGAGTACGGCTTCGCCATCGTCGAGGACGAGGACGTGCTGGCCGGCGACACGGACGAGCCGCTTGCGCAGGTGCGGGGCGCCGAGATCGGCGCGACCGGCGCTCCCGTCGCGGTGCCCGGCTGGAACGTCGTGGCCCGCAACCAGGTCCTCACCGATCCCGCGCTGCAGGAGATCATCACGAATCTGCGGGTCCCGGTCTCAGACGATCCGAACGACGGCTCGATCCGGACCCGAGAGGGTACGACGGGGGCGGTGTACGAGTCGACCCTGGTCTGGGACGAGTCCGCGCAGACCATCACCGACACCGCCAGCGGCACCGTCTACCGCGCGACCGACACCGGCAGCTTCGTCGCCGACGACGGGTCCGCTCTGCCCGCGGGCTGGTACGTCGGGGTCGGATTCGACAACTTCATCCAGATCTTCACCGACCCGAAGCTGCAGAGTGCGCTGGGGATCGTGACGCTGTGGACGTTCGCCTTCGCGCTGCTGTCCGTCGCCATCCCGTTCCTCATGGGCCTCATCGTCGCGATCATCTACAACGATCCGCGCGTGCGGGGGCGCAAGGTCCTGCGGACGCTGTTCATCCTGCCGTACGCATTTCCCGCGTTCATGTCGGCGCTGCTGTTCCGGGGGATGTTCAACGCGGAGTTCGGCGTGATCAACGACCTCTTCTTCTTCGGCGCCCAGATCAACTGGCTCGGTGATCCGTGGCTGGCGCGGATCGCCGTGCTGTGGGTGAACGTGTGGCTCACCTACCCGTACTTCTTCCTCGTGTGCACCGGTGCCCTCCAGTCACTGCCGAAGGACTCGCTCGAAGCGGCATCCATCGACGGAGCCGGGCGCTCGCGGCAGATGCGCTCGATCATCCTTCCGCTCGTCCTGGTCGCGACGGCGCCTCTGCTGATCTCATCCTTCGCCTTCAGCTTCAACAACTTCACGACGATCTACATGTTCAACAACGGCGGGCCGGCGATACCGGGCGCGCCGTTCGCGCTCGGCTACACCGACATCCTGATCTCCGCGATCTACCGCATCTCCGGCGTCGCCGGTGGCGCTGCGGACTTCGGACTGGCGAGCGCGCTGTCGATCCTCGTGTTCCTCGTCGTCGGACTCATCTCGGCGATCGCCTTCCGCCAGACCCGCAAGCTCGAGGAGTACCAGTGA
- a CDS encoding sugar ABC transporter substrate-binding protein encodes MRKMGIGVVALASAALLLSGCSGGSAAPDATDGGGDAGGELVIWTDENRKPAIEAAAAAFEDETGTKVTLVQKNFEDMRADFIAQVPTGEGPDITIGAHDWLGAFVAAGVVDTIDLGDKADSIEQVAVEAMTYDGQLYALPYALEAVALVQNTDLVGQDAPATWDDAITAATTAGAARPIVINTGGQTGDAYTMYGFQTSFGAPVFVQDDSGSYTSEVGMGGAAGDAFATWLGANGSAGTGIISTTVDYDTNNELFASGQAAYTVQGPWAIEALTADGVNIKVNPIPSAGGETAAPFVGVQGFYVSSESANALLAQDFLVNYIATDDAQKALYEADPRIPAWKTLAEEVSSDPVIAGFIASAQNGVPQPSIPEMGSVWDLWNAAQVQIIGGADPVATWNTMVADLQAAIG; translated from the coding sequence ATGCGCAAGATGGGAATCGGCGTCGTCGCACTCGCGTCGGCCGCTCTGCTGCTGTCCGGCTGCTCCGGTGGCTCGGCAGCACCCGACGCCACCGACGGCGGCGGCGACGCGGGCGGAGAACTCGTCATCTGGACCGATGAGAATCGCAAGCCCGCGATCGAAGCGGCTGCCGCCGCCTTCGAGGACGAGACCGGCACCAAGGTGACACTGGTGCAGAAGAACTTCGAGGACATGCGTGCGGACTTCATCGCGCAGGTCCCCACCGGCGAAGGCCCCGACATCACGATCGGCGCCCACGACTGGCTCGGCGCATTCGTCGCGGCCGGCGTCGTGGACACGATCGACCTCGGCGACAAGGCCGATTCCATCGAGCAGGTGGCGGTGGAGGCGATGACCTACGACGGTCAGCTCTACGCCCTCCCGTACGCGCTGGAAGCCGTCGCGCTCGTGCAGAACACCGACCTGGTCGGCCAGGACGCACCGGCGACCTGGGACGACGCGATCACCGCGGCGACCACCGCCGGCGCCGCGCGTCCGATCGTGATCAACACGGGCGGGCAGACCGGAGACGCCTACACGATGTACGGCTTCCAGACCTCGTTCGGCGCACCGGTGTTCGTGCAGGACGACTCCGGCTCGTACACCAGCGAGGTCGGCATGGGCGGAGCCGCCGGAGACGCATTCGCCACCTGGCTCGGTGCCAACGGAAGTGCCGGCACCGGCATCATCTCCACGACGGTGGACTACGACACGAACAACGAACTGTTCGCCTCGGGTCAGGCCGCGTACACAGTGCAGGGGCCGTGGGCCATCGAGGCGCTCACCGCTGACGGCGTGAACATCAAAGTGAACCCGATCCCCTCCGCCGGAGGAGAGACGGCCGCACCGTTCGTCGGCGTGCAGGGCTTCTACGTCAGCTCGGAGTCGGCCAACGCGCTTCTGGCGCAGGACTTCCTGGTCAACTACATCGCGACCGACGACGCCCAGAAGGCCCTCTACGAGGCAGACCCGCGCATCCCCGCGTGGAAGACGCTCGCCGAGGAGGTCTCCTCCGACCCGGTGATCGCCGGCTTCATCGCCTCCGCACAGAACGGCGTGCCGCAGCCCTCGATCCCCGAGATGGGCTCGGTCTGGGATCTCTGGAACGCCGCACAGGTCCAGATCATCGGCGGGGCCGACCCCGTGGCGACCTGGAACACGATGGTCGCCGACCTTCAGGCCGCGATCGGCTGA